In one window of Abyssisolibacter fermentans DNA:
- a CDS encoding YEATS-associated helix-containing protein: protein MHMVYIIIIMVFAGILGGLVNNFMYAKLDVEKQYKRYNLIKSIIIGMAASFLVPLFLNMISSDLIKSSEEDYYKLFIFLGFCTIAAIASSTFINSMTSSFLKQVDEVKNQMNYINRYINPIVNKVVEDDVNETREDTISNKNDSEQIINSDKIIDDEKITILNAICYSRFVFRSIDGISKETNLEIIKVKAILSELIVKGYIDSFVKNKHIRYFVTNDGNEVIKYYNAKKQIV, encoded by the coding sequence ATGCATATGGTTTATATTATTATCATTATGGTTTTTGCTGGAATTTTAGGTGGACTAGTTAATAATTTTATGTATGCTAAATTGGATGTTGAGAAACAGTATAAGAGATATAATCTAATAAAGTCTATAATAATTGGAATGGCAGCTTCTTTTTTAGTACCATTATTTTTAAATATGATATCAAGTGATTTAATAAAATCTAGTGAAGAGGATTATTATAAATTATTTATTTTTTTAGGTTTTTGTACAATAGCAGCTATTGCATCTAGTACATTTATCAATTCAATGACTAGCTCATTTTTAAAACAAGTAGACGAAGTTAAGAATCAAATGAATTATATAAATAGATATATTAATCCTATTGTTAACAAGGTTGTAGAAGATGATGTAAATGAGACTAGAGAAGATACAATATCGAATAAAAATGACAGTGAGCAAATAATAAATTCTGATAAAATAATTGACGATGAAAAAATAACAATATTGAATGCTATATGTTACAGTAGATTTGTCTTTAGATCTATAGATGGAATTAGTAAGGAAACAAATTTAGAAATTATTAAAGTAAAAGCTATATTGTCAGAGTTGATAGTTAAAGGATATATAGATAGTTTTGTAAAAAATAAACATATCAGGTATTTCGTCACAAATGATGGTAACGAAGTGATTAAATACTACAATGCAAAAAAACAAATAGTCTAA
- a CDS encoding damage-control phosphatase ARMT1 family protein gives MKLNFKCLPCNLNQTLRITELLNCTDEQKKLIFADVFDYLKNIDYELANPHTMKGILKIVTKYTNNANPYSEIKKYYNNILLDQAEAIENIIMNSNDLFFTALKTAIIGNIIDFGPAHKFNKDIILEKIKNVDDYNLTVNNSNELKDALSKSKTLLYIGDNCGEIVLDKIFIKFIKETYPDLKVIFAVRGKPALNDVTTEDALMVKMDEVAEIIDSGDGSPGTILENTSDSFREVFFSADTVIAKGQGNYEGLSDVNKDNLFLLFMAKCEVVANIAGVEKMSIVCLKN, from the coding sequence GTGAAACTGAACTTTAAATGTCTCCCATGCAATTTAAATCAAACTTTAAGAATAACTGAACTTCTAAATTGCACAGATGAGCAAAAGAAACTAATTTTCGCAGATGTTTTTGATTATCTTAAAAATATTGACTACGAATTGGCTAATCCACACACAATGAAGGGGATTTTAAAAATCGTAACAAAGTACACTAACAACGCTAATCCATATAGTGAAATAAAGAAATATTATAATAATATCCTATTAGATCAAGCTGAAGCTATTGAAAATATAATTATGAACTCCAATGATTTATTTTTCACTGCTCTAAAAACAGCAATAATTGGTAATATAATAGATTTTGGTCCTGCACATAAATTTAATAAAGATATTATTCTTGAGAAAATAAAAAACGTAGATGATTATAACCTTACTGTAAACAATAGTAATGAACTCAAAGACGCATTATCAAAATCTAAAACTTTGCTATATATAGGAGATAATTGTGGCGAAATAGTATTAGATAAAATTTTTATAAAGTTTATTAAAGAAACTTATCCAGATTTGAAAGTTATATTTGCTGTAAGAGGTAAACCTGCTCTTAATGATGTTACTACCGAAGATGCTCTTATGGTTAAAATGGATGAAGTTGCTGAAATAATTGACAGTGGTGATGGTTCTCCAGGAACTATCTTAGAAAATACAAGTGATAGTTTTAGAGAAGTATTCTTCTCTGCAGATACTGTTATTGCTAAAGGTCAAGGTAACTACGAAGGTTTAAGTGATGTTAATAAAGATAATCTTTTCTTATTATTTATGGCTAAATGTGAAGTGGTTGCAAATATAGCAGGTGTAGAAAAAATGAGTATAGTTTGCCTTAAAAACTAG
- the brnQ gene encoding branched-chain amino acid transport system II carrier protein, with protein MNNKTKDIIIVGLALFAMFFGAGNLIFPPSLGLIAGKNWITCGFGFFITAIGMPLLGIIAVSKAGGSIDRIGNKVHPVFSKIFATVVILAIGPLLAIPRTGATAYELGVLPMFPKVESVVVSIIFFGLTLFFVIKPSTIVDKIAKILTPLLLIMILAIIIKGVMSPIGSPQSVMSDSPFSVGFNEGYQTMDALASLIFGGVILYSVIAKGYVKTQDQVKITIKAGFIAAFFLAIIYGGLVYLGASANSVYPLDLSKTELLMRIANHALGSFGKVALGIVAFLACLTTSIGLTATVGDFFNKLSNDKIPYIVIVIITCVFSCVFANKGVEMIVSIAVPLLVAVYPIAIVLILLNLFGDAIPNSYYFGAVFGAMIVSLHDGIVQAGYKIDLITNIINKIPLYDKGFGWILPAFIGGLITLVLLRNKKQIYQ; from the coding sequence ATGAATAACAAGACAAAAGATATTATAATAGTTGGATTGGCATTATTTGCAATGTTTTTTGGAGCGGGAAATCTAATATTTCCACCATCTTTAGGTTTAATTGCTGGTAAAAATTGGATTACATGTGGGTTTGGATTTTTTATAACAGCAATAGGAATGCCCTTGCTTGGAATAATAGCTGTATCAAAAGCTGGAGGGTCGATCGACAGAATTGGAAATAAAGTTCATCCAGTCTTTAGTAAAATATTTGCAACTGTTGTAATTCTAGCTATTGGACCTTTGCTTGCTATACCAAGAACAGGAGCAACTGCTTATGAATTAGGTGTTTTACCGATGTTTCCAAAGGTAGAAAGTGTAGTTGTATCAATTATATTCTTTGGATTGACCTTATTTTTCGTTATTAAACCAAGTACAATAGTTGACAAAATTGCCAAGATATTAACTCCTTTATTATTAATAATGATATTAGCTATAATCATAAAAGGTGTAATGAGTCCGATAGGAAGTCCACAAAGTGTTATGTCTGATAGTCCATTTTCAGTGGGCTTTAATGAAGGTTATCAAACAATGGATGCTTTAGCTTCATTAATTTTTGGTGGAGTTATACTATATTCTGTTATAGCAAAAGGATATGTTAAGACTCAAGATCAAGTAAAAATAACTATAAAAGCAGGTTTTATAGCTGCATTCTTTTTAGCGATAATTTATGGAGGATTAGTTTATTTAGGAGCTTCAGCTAATAGTGTTTATCCATTAGATTTATCAAAGACAGAATTACTTATGAGAATTGCAAATCATGCTTTAGGTAGCTTTGGTAAAGTAGCATTAGGGATAGTAGCATTTCTAGCTTGTCTTACAACATCTATAGGTTTAACAGCGACTGTAGGTGATTTCTTCAATAAATTAAGCAATGATAAAATTCCTTATATTGTGATAGTAATAATAACATGCGTATTTAGTTGTGTATTTGCTAATAAAGGTGTGGAGATGATAGTAAGTATAGCTGTACCATTGTTAGTAGCGGTTTACCCAATAGCAATAGTTTTAATATTATTAAATCTATTTGGAGATGCTATACCAAATAGTTATTATTTTGGAGCAGTTTTCGGAGCTATGATTGTAAGTTTACATGATGGAATTGTACAAGCAGGCTATAAAATAGACTTAATAACTAATATTATTAATAAGATACCTTTATATGATAAAGGCTTTGGATGGATTTTACCAGCGTTTATTGGAGGATTAATAACTTTAGTATTATTAAGAAACAAGAAACAGATATATCAATAA
- a CDS encoding DUF6054 family protein produces MSKTSFNVNISPREVCDILRNEMNEDLVHEEYHDIESGKFIATMIYEKFYFRASNRAALIVIVDDLYGQTNLRAVCTGSSQGMIFNFDWGAANDFVNIVKRILKKYIIE; encoded by the coding sequence ATGAGCAAAACAAGTTTTAATGTAAATATATCTCCTAGAGAAGTATGTGATATATTAAGAAATGAAATGAATGAAGATTTAGTACATGAAGAATATCATGATATAGAAAGTGGTAAGTTTATCGCAACGATGATATATGAAAAATTTTACTTTAGAGCAAGTAATAGAGCGGCTTTAATTGTTATTGTAGATGATTTATATGGACAAACAAATTTAAGAGCTGTTTGTACAGGTAGTTCGCAAGGAATGATATTTAATTTTGATTGGGGAGCAGCTAATGATTTTGTCAATATTGTAAAAAGAATATTAAAGAAATATATAATTGAATAG
- a CDS encoding amidohydrolase — protein MLFIKNGKVFTMENGILDGASILIENGKIIDIGYDLKEPEAAHVIDAQGKIVMPGFIDAHTHIGIVESSIGFEGSDHNERTNPITPQLRAIDAINPVDIAFKEAIERGITCTATGPGSANVIGGEFVAIKTYGDRVDDMIVKKTVGMKCAFGENPKRNYNQKDQMPMTRMGIASLLREALFKAVDYKKRIEAAKDDYAKRPAFDMKHEAMLQVLNKEIPLKVHAHRADDILTAMRIADEFDVDITLDHCTEGHLIAKYIKNAGMNAIVGPNMTHRSKFELSNRSFITPKVLVENGIKIALMTDHPVIPLHLLPVCASLAVKSGLDEMEALKALTINPAEILKIDDKVGSIKVGKDADIVIWNGNPLDINSDVIYTIVNGMVVYKNF, from the coding sequence ATGTTATTTATTAAAAATGGTAAAGTTTTTACTATGGAAAATGGTATTTTAGATGGTGCATCAATACTCATTGAAAATGGGAAGATTATAGATATTGGTTATGATTTAAAAGAACCAGAAGCTGCCCATGTTATTGATGCACAAGGAAAAATAGTTATGCCGGGGTTTATAGATGCACATACACATATAGGTATTGTCGAAAGCAGTATTGGTTTCGAAGGTTCAGATCACAATGAAAGGACTAATCCTATTACCCCACAGCTTAGAGCAATAGATGCTATTAATCCGGTTGATATAGCTTTCAAAGAAGCTATAGAAAGAGGAATTACTTGTACTGCTACAGGTCCAGGTAGTGCAAATGTAATTGGTGGAGAATTTGTTGCTATTAAGACATATGGAGACAGAGTAGATGATATGATTGTTAAAAAGACTGTAGGTATGAAATGTGCTTTTGGTGAAAATCCTAAGAGAAATTATAATCAAAAAGATCAAATGCCTATGACTAGAATGGGAATAGCTTCATTATTACGAGAAGCATTATTTAAAGCAGTAGATTACAAGAAGAGAATAGAAGCTGCTAAAGATGATTATGCAAAAAGACCAGCTTTTGATATGAAACATGAGGCTATGCTTCAAGTATTAAATAAGGAAATTCCTCTAAAAGTTCATGCACACAGAGCTGATGACATATTAACAGCAATGAGAATAGCAGATGAATTTGATGTTGACATTACTTTAGACCATTGTACAGAAGGTCATTTAATAGCAAAGTATATAAAAAATGCAGGAATGAATGCAATAGTAGGTCCGAATATGACACATAGATCTAAATTTGAGCTTTCAAATAGATCATTTATAACTCCAAAGGTTTTAGTTGAAAATGGTATAAAAATTGCTTTAATGACAGATCATCCAGTAATACCGTTACATTTATTGCCAGTGTGTGCATCTCTAGCAGTGAAATCAGGTTTAGATGAAATGGAAGCCTTAAAGGCATTGACTATTAACCCTGCTGAAATATTAAAAATAGATGATAAAGTAGGTAGTATAAAAGTTGGTAAAGATGCAGATATAGTAATATGGAATGGAAACCCATTAGATATAAACTCAGATGTAATTTACACTATTGTTAATGGTATGGTAGTATATAAGAATTTCTAA
- a CDS encoding radical SAM protein: MEYKHIFGPVPSRRMGISLGVSPIEDNCCSYSCIYCQLGRTRSMKVKPEDFFEVSEIIEEIKEYLKTNKEFDVITIVGEGEPTLYNKLKDLILHIKKLTDKPIAVITNSSILTNDEVVQALNCADLVLPSLDVSNEDDFKKINRPHGQIKFNEMLESLINFSKQYKGQLWLETMLVKDFNDDIQKLYDYKNIISKIKYDRLYINTPVRPPAEEYALEPSDDLVNKACEILGGISINHLVSKGFYSDIKDDLEAIKSIIKRHPMNTFEIKSFLNSRNCTDTDNIISSLNKEDSIQRVEYKGYVTYRLNR; the protein is encoded by the coding sequence ATGGAATATAAACATATATTTGGACCAGTTCCTTCAAGAAGGATGGGTATATCATTAGGTGTTAGTCCAATTGAAGATAATTGTTGTAGTTATTCATGCATTTATTGTCAGTTAGGCAGGACTAGAAGCATGAAAGTTAAGCCAGAAGATTTTTTTGAAGTTAGTGAAATAATTGAAGAGATAAAAGAGTATTTAAAAACCAATAAAGAGTTTGATGTAATTACTATAGTTGGCGAGGGTGAACCAACATTATATAACAAATTGAAGGATCTAATATTACATATTAAGAAACTAACAGATAAGCCTATAGCAGTAATTACAAACAGTTCAATTTTGACAAATGATGAGGTAGTGCAAGCATTAAATTGTGCAGATTTAGTTCTTCCATCACTTGATGTAAGTAATGAGGATGATTTTAAGAAAATTAACAGACCCCATGGGCAAATCAAATTTAATGAAATGCTAGAAAGTTTAATTAACTTTTCAAAGCAATACAAAGGTCAGCTTTGGCTTGAAACTATGCTCGTAAAAGATTTTAATGATGATATACAAAAGCTGTATGATTATAAAAATATTATAAGCAAAATAAAATATGATAGATTGTATATCAATACTCCAGTTAGACCTCCAGCAGAAGAATATGCTTTAGAGCCTTCAGACGATTTAGTTAACAAAGCTTGTGAAATTTTAGGAGGAATTTCTATTAATCATCTTGTATCAAAAGGCTTCTATAGTGATATAAAGGATGATTTAGAAGCTATAAAAAGTATAATTAAAAGACATCCTATGAATACTTTTGAAATAAAAAGTTTTCTAAATTCTAGAAATTGTACTGATACTGATAATATAATTAGTTCTTTAAATAAAGAAGATAGCATACAAAGAGTTGAGTATAAAGGATATGTTACTTACAGATTAAATAGATAG
- a CDS encoding pyridoxamine kinase → MNQVKRVAAIHDLAGFGRASLSVIIPIISTMGMQVCPMPTAVLSSHTEFDNYTFVDLTDTMENYMNHWKDEKIEFDSIYSGFLGSPKQIGIISKFIDTFKTDKCLVVVDPVMGDNGQLYSTMDMVMVENMRKLIQKADIITPNFTEAAYLLGEEYNRDISEEKVKEWLKRLADMGAKTVIITSVPTESTKNTAVIAYDSKEDKYWKVSCQYIPAHFPGTGDAFTSVIVGSLLKGDSLPMALDRGVQFITACIRASYGFNYPRKEGVLLEKVLGNLNMPFMISSYELLE, encoded by the coding sequence ATGAATCAAGTAAAAAGAGTTGCTGCTATACATGATTTAGCTGGGTTTGGAAGAGCTTCATTATCAGTTATTATTCCAATAATATCGACTATGGGAATGCAAGTTTGTCCTATGCCAACAGCTGTTTTGTCAAGTCATACAGAGTTTGACAATTATACTTTTGTGGATTTAACAGATACTATGGAAAATTATATGAATCATTGGAAAGATGAAAAAATAGAGTTTGATAGTATATATAGTGGTTTTTTGGGTTCTCCTAAACAAATTGGTATAATTTCTAAATTCATTGATACATTTAAAACGGATAAATGTCTAGTTGTTGTTGACCCTGTTATGGGTGATAATGGACAATTGTATAGTACAATGGATATGGTAATGGTAGAGAATATGAGAAAGTTAATACAAAAAGCTGATATAATAACACCTAATTTTACTGAAGCAGCATATCTTCTTGGAGAAGAATATAATAGAGATATTTCCGAGGAAAAGGTAAAAGAATGGTTAAAAAGACTTGCTGATATGGGAGCAAAAACTGTTATCATAACAAGTGTTCCTACAGAAAGCACTAAAAACACAGCAGTAATAGCTTATGACAGCAAAGAAGATAAGTATTGGAAAGTTAGTTGTCAATACATACCTGCTCATTTTCCCGGTACAGGAGATGCATTTACAAGCGTTATAGTAGGTAGTTTACTAAAAGGTGATAGTCTTCCAATGGCTTTAGATAGAGGAGTTCAATTTATAACTGCATGTATAAGAGCTAGTTATGGGTTTAATTATCCTAGAAAAGAAGGAGTATTATTAGAAAAAGTATTAGGAAATTTAAATATGCCTTTTATGATAAGTAGTTATGAACTTTTGGAGTAA
- a CDS encoding MBOAT family O-acyltransferase: protein MLFNSLEFLIFFIVVVTLYFLIPHKYRWILLLTASYLFYMSWKVEYIVLILFATIINYWMSIKLYETSNLKKKKIYLYISLISSLSVLFIFKYFNFFMQSITDLNKILNINIESTTLSLLLPVGISFYTFQTLSYTIDVYRGKIKPERHFGIFALFVTFFPQLVAGPIERSENLLPQFYEKHDFDYDRVINGFILMLIGFTKKVVVADRIAVVVNQVYNNPNDYYGITIIIATVLFAVQIYYDFSGYSDIAIGVSQIMGFSLMDNFKKPYFAKSVSEFWKRWHISLSSWLKDYVYIPLGGNRVVKWRHYYNLIVTFFLSGLWHGAAWTFVIWGLLHGGYLVVSIITKNIRDKVMAPIRKLKKLNSLIQMVITFILVDFAWIFFRANSLGDSVTIIKNMTHLSLNLEPVYKLFWTVHFTKVDLVIFILCTIIIEGIKIPRNKRYIDFNRYKIPVYVRWGLYFAALFVIIVLGAYTKANEFIYFQF from the coding sequence ATGTTATTTAATTCATTAGAGTTTTTAATATTTTTCATAGTAGTTGTAACGCTATATTTTTTAATACCTCATAAATACAGATGGATACTGTTATTAACAGCTAGTTATTTGTTTTACATGTCATGGAAAGTTGAATATATTGTTTTAATATTATTTGCAACTATAATAAATTATTGGATGAGTATAAAATTATATGAGACAAGTAATCTGAAGAAAAAGAAGATTTATTTATATATTAGTTTAATAAGCAGTTTAAGCGTTCTATTTATTTTTAAATATTTTAATTTTTTCATGCAGTCAATTACAGACTTAAATAAGATTTTAAATATAAATATAGAATCTACAACATTAAGCTTATTACTACCTGTTGGGATATCTTTTTATACATTTCAAACACTTAGTTATACTATAGATGTATACAGAGGTAAAATTAAACCTGAAAGACATTTTGGGATATTTGCATTGTTTGTTACATTTTTTCCGCAATTAGTTGCAGGACCTATTGAAAGGTCAGAGAATTTGCTGCCGCAATTTTATGAAAAACACGATTTCGACTATGATAGAGTAATAAATGGATTTATACTTATGCTTATTGGTTTTACTAAAAAAGTTGTTGTTGCAGATAGAATAGCTGTTGTTGTAAATCAAGTATATAATAATCCAAATGATTATTATGGAATAACAATAATAATAGCAACAGTCTTGTTTGCAGTGCAGATTTATTATGATTTTTCAGGGTATTCAGATATAGCGATAGGTGTATCTCAAATTATGGGATTTAGTTTAATGGATAATTTTAAAAAACCTTATTTTGCAAAGAGTGTATCAGAGTTTTGGAAAAGATGGCATATATCATTATCTTCATGGCTTAAAGATTATGTATACATACCTTTAGGTGGCAATAGAGTAGTAAAATGGAGGCATTATTATAACTTAATAGTGACATTTTTCTTGAGTGGATTGTGGCATGGTGCCGCATGGACATTTGTTATATGGGGACTTTTACATGGAGGATATTTAGTTGTTAGTATAATTACCAAAAATATTAGAGATAAGGTAATGGCTCCTATTAGAAAATTAAAGAAATTAAATAGTCTGATTCAAATGGTGATAACATTTATTTTAGTAGATTTTGCATGGATATTTTTTAGAGCAAATTCTTTAGGTGATTCAGTTACTATAATAAAAAACATGACACATTTAAGCTTAAATTTAGAACCTGTCTATAAGCTATTTTGGACAGTTCATTTTACTAAAGTTGATTTAGTAATATTCATATTATGTACTATTATTATTGAAGGAATAAAAATTCCAAGGAATAAAAGATACATTGATTTTAATAGATATAAAATACCTGTATATGTTAGATGGGGGTTGTATTTTGCTGCACTTTTTGTAATAATTGTTTTAGGTGCTTATACTAAAGCAAATGAATTTATATATTTTCAATTTTAA
- a CDS encoding UDP-glucose dehydrogenase family protein, translating to MNNITIIGSGYVGLVSGACLADFGMSVICIDNDKSKIEKLNNDIIPIYEPGLDKLVQRNKYYKRLRFTTDVESAVKDSDVIFIAVGTPAMENGEADLNYVVDVAQTIGKYINEYKVIVNKSTVPIGTGEIVKNEIKKALKHRNVNYNFDIVSNPEFLREGSAIYDFTHPDRIVLGLESEKAANIMKEVYRVLYLNETPFVITNIKTAEMIKYASNAFLAMKITYINQIANLCEKVGADVHHVAKAMGMDGRISSKFLHPGPGYGGSCFPKDTNALYKISQKIDEPITLVGETIKANENQKLKMALKIKEAMGELKEKTIGVLGVTFKPRTDDMRQAPSITILNELAKYCVNFKIYDPEGLKEGKVRLEKIIDKIVFCKNEYEAITDVDALVILTEWNQFRIMDLKKIKQLMKGNYFFDFRNIYERKIVEQLGFKYYCVGR from the coding sequence ATAAACAATATAACTATTATTGGAAGTGGTTATGTAGGCTTAGTTTCAGGGGCATGTCTTGCTGATTTTGGTATGAGTGTGATATGTATAGATAATGATAAAAGTAAAATTGAAAAACTAAATAATGATATAATTCCAATTTACGAACCAGGCTTAGATAAGTTAGTGCAAAGAAATAAATATTATAAAAGGCTTAGATTTACAACAGATGTAGAAAGTGCAGTAAAAGATAGTGATGTGATTTTTATAGCTGTAGGTACACCTGCAATGGAAAATGGAGAAGCTGATCTTAATTATGTGGTAGATGTTGCACAGACAATTGGTAAGTATATAAATGAGTATAAAGTTATAGTAAACAAATCAACAGTACCTATAGGAACAGGTGAAATAGTAAAAAATGAAATAAAGAAAGCATTAAAGCATAGAAATGTAAATTATAACTTTGATATAGTTTCTAATCCAGAATTTCTAAGAGAAGGTTCTGCAATCTATGATTTTACCCATCCAGATAGAATAGTATTAGGTTTAGAATCTGAAAAAGCTGCTAATATTATGAAAGAAGTTTATAGAGTGTTATATTTAAATGAGACTCCATTTGTGATTACAAATATAAAGACTGCTGAAATGATAAAGTATGCATCTAATGCATTTTTAGCAATGAAGATAACTTATATAAATCAAATAGCAAATTTATGTGAAAAGGTAGGGGCTGATGTTCATCATGTAGCAAAAGCTATGGGGATGGATGGCAGGATAAGTTCAAAATTTTTACATCCAGGACCAGGCTATGGTGGTAGTTGTTTTCCAAAAGATACAAATGCGTTATATAAAATAAGTCAAAAAATCGATGAACCTATTACTTTAGTTGGTGAGACAATAAAAGCTAACGAAAATCAAAAACTAAAAATGGCTCTAAAAATAAAAGAAGCTATGGGAGAACTAAAAGAAAAAACTATAGGAGTATTAGGTGTTACATTTAAACCAAGAACTGATGATATGAGGCAGGCACCTTCTATAACTATACTAAATGAATTAGCTAAATATTGTGTGAATTTTAAAATTTATGATCCTGAGGGGTTAAAAGAAGGAAAAGTGAGACTTGAGAAGATAATAGATAAAATAGTATTTTGTAAAAATGAATATGAAGCAATAACAGATGTTGATGCTCTAGTAATATTAACAGAATGGAATCAATTTAGAATAATGGATTTAAAGAAGATAAAGCAGCTAATGAAGGGAAACTATTTTTTTGATTTTAGAAATATTTACGAAAGAAAAATAGTTGAACAATTAGGCTTTAAATATTATTGTGTAGGTAGATAG